A genomic stretch from Bifidobacteriaceae bacterium includes:
- a CDS encoding bifunctional DNA primase/polymerase has translation MSAADAVRAFGRAAGWPLPAAASILADLGVPVFPCQPFGKRPLTRHGFLDATCDPERVRAWWRRFPEANIGVPTGPASGLDVVDVDARGGESGMPAFRAAAARCSAGRWAARVDTPSGGAHFYYPASLAAPASSWACAGARVDFRGAGGYVVVPPSVVAVAGVPRPYRLAETACHAAPVDAARLRRLLDPAWAQARLRGRVVPAAGGVDGDRLAAWVAGRPEGSRNGGLYWAARRMAEAGRDAAETLAVLGPAAAQAGLGDREINATVRSAHRPARPAPDAPAPARLRAPAERGAAARPGPQAVGW, from the coding sequence GTGAGCGCCGCCGACGCCGTCCGGGCGTTCGGGCGGGCGGCTGGTTGGCCGTTGCCGGCTGCGGCGAGCATCCTGGCGGACTTGGGGGTGCCGGTGTTCCCGTGCCAGCCGTTCGGGAAGCGGCCGTTGACCCGCCACGGGTTCTTGGACGCGACCTGCGACCCGGAGCGGGTGCGGGCTTGGTGGCGGCGGTTCCCGGAGGCGAACATCGGCGTGCCGACCGGCCCCGCGTCTGGTTTGGACGTGGTCGACGTGGACGCGCGGGGCGGCGAGTCCGGGATGCCCGCGTTCCGGGCGGCAGCCGCTCGGTGCAGCGCCGGGCGGTGGGCGGCGCGGGTCGACACGCCGTCCGGCGGCGCCCACTTCTACTACCCTGCGAGCCTGGCCGCCCCGGCGTCGTCGTGGGCGTGCGCCGGCGCGCGGGTCGATTTCCGGGGCGCGGGCGGGTATGTGGTCGTCCCGCCGTCCGTGGTGGCGGTGGCGGGCGTGCCGCGCCCCTACCGGCTCGCGGAAACGGCCTGCCACGCGGCGCCGGTGGACGCGGCCCGGTTGCGGCGCCTGCTCGACCCGGCTTGGGCGCAGGCTCGCCTGCGCGGCCGGGTGGTCCCCGCCGCTGGCGGGGTGGACGGCGACCGTTTGGCGGCGTGGGTTGCCGGCCGGCCGGAGGGCTCCCGCAACGGCGGCCTTTACTGGGCGGCCAGGCGGATGGCCGAGGCGGGCCGGGACGCCGCCGAGACGCTCGCGGTGCTGGGCCCGGCAGCCGCCCAGGCCGGGTTGGGCGACCGGGAAATCAACGCGACCGTCAGATCCGCCCACCGGCCCGCCCGGCCCGCGCCCGACGCGCCAGCCCCGGCCCGCCTGCGCGCTCCGGCGGAGCGCGGCGCCGCTGCCAGGCCAGGCCCGCAGGCGGTGGGGTGGTGA
- a CDS encoding DUF2637 domain-containing protein → MTVGNRRQVSRWVAGTGVAGTVFIACGAFWLSFTALTHLAVASGIDERQAWAWPLIVDGIIVVATVSVVALAGREGVWYPWALLIGGAAVSVTANAIQASLASGVTVPRGMAAAVAAVPPVVLLAITHLTVVLTRRTPAVGPAPTRDGPPLGTPPVWRPIAGAPPAPASPHAPGPGQREASSRRQTAPAANPVAESGRSRLAGRAETPSPEPGVRASRTGGPGTDPGQGGGAASPLSIYALAGGPSRRGAGDDGGGLGEGSRTWLVERARRMRAEGMSYRAVGKALGRNGTTIARWLNDNQDTTGQPGGHDAE, encoded by the coding sequence GTGACCGTGGGAAACCGGCGGCAGGTGTCCCGGTGGGTGGCGGGGACCGGGGTGGCGGGGACGGTGTTCATCGCCTGCGGCGCGTTCTGGCTTTCCTTCACCGCCCTGACGCATCTGGCGGTCGCGTCAGGGATCGACGAACGCCAGGCGTGGGCGTGGCCGCTGATAGTGGACGGGATCATCGTCGTCGCAACGGTGTCCGTGGTGGCGCTCGCGGGACGCGAAGGCGTCTGGTACCCGTGGGCCCTGCTGATCGGCGGCGCCGCCGTGTCGGTGACCGCCAACGCGATCCAAGCCAGCTTGGCCTCCGGGGTGACGGTTCCGCGCGGAATGGCGGCCGCGGTGGCGGCCGTCCCGCCGGTGGTGCTGCTGGCGATCACCCACTTGACCGTGGTGCTGACCCGTCGCACCCCGGCCGTGGGGCCCGCGCCCACCAGGGACGGGCCGCCGCTTGGGACGCCGCCGGTCTGGCGCCCAATCGCGGGCGCGCCGCCCGCGCCAGCGTCCCCGCATGCTCCCGGACCCGGCCAGCGGGAGGCTTCCTCGCGGCGGCAGACGGCGCCGGCCGCCAACCCTGTCGCAGAGTCAGGGCGATCCCGGCTGGCCGGGCGGGCAGAGACGCCAAGCCCCGAACCGGGCGTCAGGGCGTCTCGAACGGGAGGGCCCGGCACCGATCCGGGCCAGGGCGGCGGGGCGGCGTCGCCGTTGTCGATCTACGCGCTCGCGGGGGGACCGTCCCGGCGGGGTGCCGGTGATGATGGCGGCGGTTTGGGGGAGGGGTCGCGCACCTGGCTGGTCGAGCGGGCCAGGCGGATGCGGGCCGAGGGCATGTCCTACCGGGCTGTTGGGAAGGCTTTGGGCAGGAACGGCACCACGATAGCCCGCTGGCTCAACGACAACCAGGACACGACCGGACAGCCAGGAGGACACGATGCCGAATGA
- a CDS encoding ParB N-terminal domain-containing protein has protein sequence MTAGGALNGCVNLEWAVDAIIVGARHRQDLGDLDGLVESIRERGLLQPVTITPDGVLICGARRLAALKRLGHKRTPVWVRSGLSDRLSSLMAERDENTARAPYSKVELAALYEELKREIAADAARRKQAHQFGADTRDPSSDGSANLAEPWRGKTDSRRQAAAMLGVGGHVTLEKVLAIQEMADDQTRPEGLRAEARRAVEEIDQGGPVDPLFNRLRSLVRIDDLDRIAADPGQPDPARQAAREGALLLRRLEDNPAMTGHELDQAARAALARVQRSQGRRQPAKPRPPKPGQEPDGRPRRALKSAKSFVWTWTEMAAWPDEYDPAAIAQALTEDQYQRFLKTMDAANQFTAELTRHRRQQHVETAA, from the coding sequence ATGACGGCCGGGGGAGCGCTGAACGGGTGCGTCAACCTGGAGTGGGCGGTGGACGCGATCATCGTCGGCGCGCGGCACCGCCAAGACCTCGGCGACCTGGACGGCTTGGTCGAGTCGATCCGGGAGCGCGGGCTCCTGCAGCCGGTCACGATCACCCCGGACGGGGTGCTGATCTGCGGGGCGCGGCGCCTGGCCGCGTTGAAGCGCCTCGGGCACAAGCGGACGCCGGTGTGGGTGCGTTCCGGCCTGTCGGACAGGCTGTCGTCGCTGATGGCGGAAAGGGACGAGAACACGGCCAGGGCGCCGTATTCGAAAGTCGAGCTGGCGGCGTTGTACGAGGAGTTGAAACGGGAGATCGCCGCCGACGCGGCTCGCCGCAAGCAAGCCCACCAGTTCGGCGCGGACACGCGAGACCCCAGTTCGGACGGTTCCGCCAATTTGGCGGAACCGTGGCGGGGGAAAACCGATTCCCGCCGGCAGGCCGCGGCGATGCTCGGCGTCGGCGGCCACGTCACGTTGGAGAAAGTCCTCGCCATCCAGGAGATGGCCGACGACCAGACCCGGCCGGAGGGGCTGCGGGCCGAAGCGCGCCGCGCGGTCGAGGAGATCGACCAGGGCGGCCCGGTCGACCCGTTGTTCAACCGGCTCAGGTCGCTGGTGCGGATAGACGATTTGGACCGGATCGCGGCCGACCCGGGCCAACCAGACCCGGCCCGCCAGGCCGCCAGAGAAGGCGCGCTGCTGCTGCGCCGGTTGGAGGACAACCCCGCCATGACCGGCCACGAGTTGGACCAGGCGGCCCGCGCCGCCCTCGCCCGCGTCCAACGCTCCCAAGGCCGCCGCCAACCCGCCAAACCCCGGCCCCCGAAACCAGGCCAGGAGCCGGACGGCCGGCCGCGGCGGGCGCTCAAGTCGGCGAAGTCGTTCGTCTGGACGTGGACCGAGATGGCCGCCTGGCCAGACGAATACGACCCCGCCGCCATAGCCCAAGCGTTGACCGAAGACCAATACCAGCGGTTCCTCAAGACCATGGACGCCGCCAACCAGTTCACCGCAGAACTGACCCGCCACAGGCGACAACAACACGTCGAAACAGCCGCCTGA
- a CDS encoding peptidoglycan DD-metalloendopeptidase family protein, whose protein sequence is MKKILAGLAAGGLLLAPGLPLIAVGLLMNPAAKGSCVINTVTVGAIPDELEVETADGAKTVLNRRQLGHAATIIETGARTSGVGGDGIVVALMAALTESTLRMLSNVGAYPESGDYPNDGDGSDHDSLGLFQMRHETGWGTVADLMDPAYQARAFYGGPTGPNHPSPRGLLDVPGWETMPKGDAAQAVEASAYPDRYANWEPAAETVLAALTSPGGGGDPPGSGRVVFPLPSGTWVKTSPFGWRWHPILGTWRLHAGTDYSAADGTPILAAMDGQVVFAGPSSGYGNAIIVDHVIGGEPAASLYAHMWDGHLYVKAGDQVAAGQHIADVGSSGRSTGPHLHFEIRVGADRNQATDPDAWLAGHGAEGLGGPDLSAAGCHLEQAAP, encoded by the coding sequence GTGAAGAAGATCCTGGCCGGCCTGGCGGCGGGCGGGCTGCTGCTGGCGCCCGGGTTGCCGCTGATCGCGGTGGGGTTGTTGATGAACCCGGCCGCGAAAGGCTCCTGCGTGATCAACACGGTCACCGTGGGCGCGATACCGGACGAGTTGGAAGTCGAGACCGCCGATGGCGCGAAGACCGTGTTGAACCGCCGGCAGCTGGGGCACGCCGCGACGATCATCGAAACCGGCGCCCGGACCAGCGGGGTGGGAGGCGACGGCATCGTCGTCGCGTTGATGGCCGCACTGACGGAGTCCACGCTGAGGATGCTGTCCAACGTGGGCGCCTACCCCGAGTCCGGCGACTACCCGAACGACGGGGACGGCTCCGACCACGACAGCCTGGGGTTGTTCCAGATGCGCCACGAGACCGGCTGGGGGACCGTGGCGGACCTGATGGACCCCGCCTACCAAGCCAGGGCGTTCTACGGGGGACCCACCGGCCCGAACCACCCGTCGCCTCGGGGGCTGCTGGACGTGCCCGGATGGGAGACGATGCCGAAAGGCGACGCTGCCCAAGCGGTCGAGGCGTCCGCCTACCCCGACCGGTACGCCAACTGGGAGCCCGCCGCGGAGACGGTCCTGGCCGCGCTGACCAGCCCAGGCGGCGGGGGAGACCCACCGGGGTCGGGACGGGTGGTGTTCCCGCTGCCGTCCGGCACTTGGGTGAAAACGTCGCCGTTCGGGTGGCGGTGGCATCCGATCCTGGGGACCTGGCGCTTGCACGCCGGGACCGACTACTCCGCGGCGGACGGCACCCCGATCCTGGCCGCCATGGACGGCCAAGTCGTGTTCGCGGGGCCGTCCAGCGGATACGGCAACGCAATCATCGTCGACCATGTCATTGGCGGGGAGCCGGCCGCGTCGCTGTACGCGCACATGTGGGACGGGCACCTGTATGTGAAGGCCGGCGACCAGGTCGCGGCCGGGCAGCACATCGCCGACGTCGGCTCGTCCGGCCGCTCGACCGGCCCCCACCTCCACTTCGAGATCCGGGTCGGCGCCGACCGGAACCAGGCCACAGACCCCGACGCCTGGCTGGCCGGGCACGGCGCGGAGGGCCTGGGCGGGCCGGACCTATCCGCGGCGGGCTGCCACCTGGAACAGGCCGCCCCGTGA
- a CDS encoding DUF6112 family protein, giving the protein MTPDFSAVTGDALAEAVGALLTVVLVAAVASMVVSAVCWAYGEQQGNWQLAAKGKTGLLTALGAATAAGGAIAWINFLIGVGETL; this is encoded by the coding sequence GTGACCCCGGACTTCTCGGCCGTCACCGGGGACGCGCTCGCTGAAGCGGTCGGCGCGTTGCTGACCGTGGTGCTGGTCGCCGCGGTCGCCTCCATGGTCGTCTCCGCGGTCTGCTGGGCCTACGGCGAACAACAGGGCAACTGGCAATTGGCCGCGAAAGGCAAGACCGGGCTGCTAACCGCGCTCGGCGCCGCCACGGCCGCCGGCGGCGCCATCGCCTGGATCAACTTCCTCATCGGCGTGGGCGAAACCCTGTAA
- a CDS encoding DUF6112 family protein — protein MVNALVETLTVFAAGLPADIDITPNDTGLPGISQLKTIVGAIMTIGLILSVLALIVSAIVWGFGSNSSNPHLASRGKVGVVVSCAAAVVCGASVTLVNFFWGVGQAV, from the coding sequence GTGGTCAACGCCCTCGTTGAAACCCTGACCGTTTTTGCGGCCGGCCTGCCAGCCGACATCGACATCACCCCGAACGACACCGGCCTGCCCGGCATCAGCCAGTTGAAGACGATCGTCGGGGCGATCATGACGATCGGTCTGATCCTGTCCGTCCTGGCGTTGATCGTCTCGGCGATCGTGTGGGGGTTCGGGTCGAACTCGTCCAACCCGCACCTCGCGTCGCGCGGCAAGGTCGGTGTGGTCGTGTCCTGCGCCGCCGCGGTTGTCTGCGGAGCGAGTGTCACTTTGGTCAATTTCTTCTGGGGCGTCGGCCAAGCCGTATAG
- a CDS encoding conjugal transfer protein TrbL: MGVCDVPVISTVCDVAGEGAATLISAPFDWLASAMGQAAGWVFEQVWNVFDTTTMVDVTNAGYRRVYALVFGIACLVMLVFFALQLITGLARREGGALGRAVAGLAKSVLGSFLALALTGLLLEATDQICVGIVQASGTTMADMGGKIALLAAGLTAINLTAPGVGAIITIFLAGLAISSALIVWFSLLIRKALILVSVVLAPFALAGASWDATRGWFSKWASFTIALIVSKLVLVVILLVAVTQTASPIAPDLQSVSEPIAGVVLMLVAAFAPYMTYKLAAFMGADMYHLMSAEQEAKHAVNRPLPVRVPAGNPQTVLPPAAGGTGAPTAGPPGGGQAAAPAAAGTGGGASGGAAAGGASAGSAGGASAGAAAGGPAAAVIVGARVVKGAATAGPALGGVVGGAASGTAGAAGPPPTPQPAAPPPSGGPAPAPSPAPPNPPGPAPSPGPGAGGV; the protein is encoded by the coding sequence ATGGGTGTTTGCGATGTTCCGGTGATCTCGACGGTGTGCGACGTGGCCGGGGAGGGCGCCGCGACGTTGATCTCGGCGCCGTTCGACTGGCTGGCCTCCGCGATGGGCCAAGCGGCCGGATGGGTGTTCGAGCAGGTCTGGAACGTATTCGACACGACCACCATGGTCGATGTGACCAACGCAGGTTACAGGAGGGTTTACGCGCTGGTGTTCGGGATCGCCTGCCTGGTGATGCTCGTGTTCTTCGCCCTCCAGCTGATCACTGGGCTGGCCCGCCGGGAGGGCGGCGCCTTGGGACGCGCCGTGGCGGGGTTGGCGAAGTCGGTGCTCGGGTCGTTCCTCGCCCTCGCGTTGACGGGTCTGCTGCTTGAGGCCACGGACCAGATATGCGTCGGGATAGTGCAGGCGTCCGGCACCACCATGGCGGACATGGGCGGAAAGATCGCGCTGCTGGCGGCCGGGCTGACCGCGATCAACCTGACCGCGCCCGGGGTCGGCGCGATCATCACCATCTTCCTGGCCGGGCTGGCCATCAGCTCCGCACTGATCGTCTGGTTCAGCTTGCTGATCCGCAAAGCCCTGATCCTGGTGTCCGTCGTGCTGGCGCCGTTCGCCTTGGCGGGCGCGTCGTGGGACGCGACCCGGGGCTGGTTCTCGAAATGGGCGTCGTTCACGATCGCGCTGATCGTCTCCAAGCTCGTGCTGGTGGTGATCTTGCTGGTCGCGGTCACCCAGACCGCCTCCCCGATAGCCCCCGACCTGCAATCCGTGTCCGAGCCCATCGCGGGGGTGGTGTTAATGCTGGTCGCCGCGTTCGCCCCCTACATGACCTACAAGCTGGCGGCGTTCATGGGCGCCGACATGTACCACCTGATGTCCGCGGAGCAAGAAGCCAAACACGCCGTCAACCGGCCCCTGCCCGTCCGCGTCCCGGCCGGCAACCCGCAAACCGTCCTCCCGCCCGCCGCCGGCGGGACAGGAGCCCCGACCGCGGGTCCGCCCGGCGGCGGCCAGGCCGCCGCGCCCGCAGCCGCCGGGACTGGCGGCGGAGCTTCGGGCGGCGCGGCCGCCGGTGGCGCTTCCGCCGGGTCGGCGGGCGGAGCTTCGGCCGGGGCGGCGGCCGGCGGGCCAGCCGCCGCGGTGATCGTCGGCGCGCGGGTGGTCAAAGGGGCGGCGACCGCCGGGCCGGCCCTCGGCGGCGTTGTCGGCGGAGCCGCCTCCGGGACGGCTGGCGCGGCGGGGCCCCCGCCGACCCCGCAGCCCGCCGCACCGCCGCCGTCTGGCGGCCCGGCGCCCGCGCCGAGCCCGGCTCCTCCCAACCCGCCTGGACCGGCTCCCTCGCCTGGGCCGGGCGCGGGCGGGGTGTGA
- a CDS encoding PrgI family protein → MKFSRLTRRGLLLGLAGPQLACLAAAAAALVGGLYSGGAAGLAWTAPVWAAGACLALAGVGGRKLIVWAPVVCRWASRSWGGQTVYRRRIAKPRPAGTLALPGDAAALRQHQDPATGAVMVHDPHNQTLTATAELAHPSFVLLDPLDQERRVQTWGRVLASCCRSGRVARVQILERTLPDSGTGLADWWRKHGRDDGSWTARVYRDLIDRAGPASERHQTTISVALDLKAAVRAVRGAGGGIKGAAAVLGQECATLATALRAADLRVARWWGPEELAFALRTAYDPDAARRLEANPQLGRDLAQAGPVAVRESWARMRTDTGFHAVLWISEWPRSQVFPGFLAPLLLSSGIRRAFSLTVEPMRADQAARDLRKKKTEHLADQTQRARIGQIEDAAQQAEYQDVLAQEADLASGHGVCRYTGLIAVTAPTEPGLQAALAAVEQAAVQASCETRTLVGQQAQAFTAAALPLARPV, encoded by the coding sequence GTGAAGTTCTCCCGCCTGACCAGGCGCGGCCTCCTGCTCGGCTTGGCGGGCCCGCAACTGGCCTGCCTGGCGGCGGCAGCCGCCGCGCTGGTCGGCGGGCTGTATTCGGGCGGCGCGGCGGGGTTGGCGTGGACCGCGCCCGTCTGGGCGGCTGGCGCGTGCCTCGCCCTGGCCGGGGTGGGCGGAAGGAAACTGATCGTATGGGCGCCTGTTGTCTGCCGGTGGGCGTCACGCAGCTGGGGAGGCCAAACCGTGTACCGACGCCGCATCGCCAAGCCCCGACCCGCCGGGACCCTCGCCCTGCCGGGCGACGCCGCCGCGTTGCGGCAGCACCAGGACCCCGCCACCGGGGCGGTCATGGTCCACGACCCGCACAACCAGACCCTGACCGCGACAGCGGAGCTCGCCCACCCGTCATTCGTCCTGCTGGACCCGCTGGACCAGGAACGCCGCGTCCAAACCTGGGGGAGGGTGCTGGCGTCGTGCTGCCGGTCCGGCCGGGTCGCCCGCGTCCAAATCCTGGAGCGGACCCTGCCGGACTCCGGCACCGGCCTGGCCGACTGGTGGCGGAAACACGGCCGGGACGACGGGTCTTGGACCGCGCGGGTGTACCGGGACCTGATCGACCGGGCCGGTCCCGCCTCCGAACGCCACCAAACCACTATCTCGGTGGCGTTGGACCTGAAGGCCGCCGTCCGGGCGGTCCGGGGTGCCGGCGGCGGGATCAAAGGCGCCGCCGCCGTGCTCGGCCAAGAATGCGCCACCCTGGCGACTGCGCTGCGCGCCGCCGACCTGCGTGTCGCGAGATGGTGGGGGCCGGAAGAACTCGCGTTCGCGCTCAGAACCGCCTACGACCCTGACGCCGCCCGCCGCTTGGAGGCCAACCCCCAGTTGGGCCGCGACCTGGCTCAGGCGGGGCCGGTCGCGGTGCGGGAGTCGTGGGCGCGGATGCGCACCGACACGGGGTTCCACGCGGTGCTGTGGATCTCGGAGTGGCCCCGCTCCCAGGTGTTCCCCGGCTTCCTCGCGCCGCTGCTGCTCTCGTCCGGGATCAGGCGTGCGTTCTCCCTGACCGTGGAGCCGATGCGGGCCGACCAGGCCGCCCGCGACCTGCGGAAAAAGAAGACCGAGCATTTGGCGGACCAAACCCAGCGCGCCCGGATCGGGCAAATCGAAGACGCCGCCCAGCAGGCCGAATACCAAGACGTCCTGGCGCAGGAAGCCGACCTGGCGTCCGGGCACGGCGTGTGCCGCTACACCGGGCTGATCGCCGTCACCGCCCCCACCGAACCGGGGCTGCAAGCCGCCCTGGCCGCCGTCGAGCAAGCCGCCGTCCAAGCGTCCTGCGAGACCAGGACCCTGGTCGGCCAGCAAGCCCAAGCGTTCACCGCCGCCGCCCTGCCCCTCGCCCGCCCCGTCTGA
- a CDS encoding ATP-binding protein, with protein sequence MSAKQRLYASVLAQPAKQPRSERKRQARAARAVVEEARRAERDRAKAARAAARREAGDAAYLPAAGEAGPEQLRAKGRLRLPKHQDTTAVLAGAYPFIAEGGLGPEGVFVGQDLYGGSSFVYDPWVLYRAGAITAPNIVLAGIVGSGKSSLAKSLYARSIPFGRRVYIPGDPKGEHARIAERVGGKAIRLGHGMPARLNPLDEGYRPGHLGEAEWRAQVAARRRDLVGALAETVLDRSLTPLEHTCVDLALARAVQSAQVPVLPMVVDRMLAPDKADDPDGRLTEDGRQAGHALRRLVAGDLAGLFDGPSTVRFDPALPMVSLDLSAVAENSTLISVLMTCSSAWMEAALLDPAGGQRWVVYDEAWRLMSHPALLRRMDAQWRLARHYGIANMLVFHRLGDLDNVGDQGTAMRALAASLLANAETRIVYRQESDQTRGAAEALGLTRAETNILPTLATGQGLWRIKDRSFIVQHQLHPAELELFDTRAKML encoded by the coding sequence GTGAGCGCGAAGCAACGTCTATACGCCTCGGTGCTGGCCCAGCCGGCCAAGCAGCCCCGGAGCGAGAGGAAACGGCAGGCCAGGGCCGCACGGGCGGTGGTCGAGGAGGCTCGCCGCGCCGAGCGGGACCGGGCGAAGGCCGCCAGGGCGGCCGCCCGGCGGGAGGCCGGGGACGCCGCCTACCTGCCGGCGGCGGGCGAGGCCGGCCCGGAGCAGCTGCGCGCCAAAGGGAGGCTTCGGCTGCCGAAGCACCAGGACACGACCGCGGTCCTGGCGGGCGCGTACCCGTTCATCGCGGAGGGCGGGCTCGGCCCGGAGGGGGTGTTCGTAGGCCAAGACCTGTACGGCGGGTCCAGCTTCGTGTACGACCCGTGGGTGCTGTACAGGGCGGGGGCGATCACCGCCCCGAACATCGTCCTGGCCGGGATAGTCGGCTCCGGGAAATCCTCCCTCGCCAAGTCGCTGTACGCCCGGTCGATTCCGTTCGGGCGGCGGGTCTACATTCCCGGTGACCCGAAAGGGGAGCACGCGCGAATAGCGGAGCGGGTCGGCGGGAAGGCGATCCGGTTGGGGCACGGGATGCCCGCCCGGCTCAACCCGTTGGACGAGGGCTACCGGCCGGGCCACCTCGGCGAGGCGGAGTGGCGCGCCCAGGTGGCGGCCCGCCGCCGGGATCTGGTGGGCGCGCTCGCCGAGACCGTTCTGGACCGGTCGTTGACCCCGTTGGAGCACACCTGCGTCGACCTGGCGCTGGCCCGCGCGGTCCAATCCGCCCAAGTGCCGGTCCTGCCGATGGTGGTGGACCGGATGCTCGCCCCCGACAAAGCGGACGACCCGGACGGGCGGCTGACGGAGGACGGCCGCCAAGCCGGCCACGCCCTGAGACGCCTGGTGGCGGGGGACCTGGCCGGCCTGTTCGACGGGCCGTCCACGGTCAGGTTCGACCCCGCCCTGCCGATGGTGTCGCTGGACCTCAGCGCCGTCGCCGAGAACTCCACGTTGATCAGCGTGTTGATGACCTGCTCGTCGGCGTGGATGGAGGCCGCCCTGCTCGACCCGGCCGGCGGGCAAAGATGGGTGGTGTACGACGAGGCGTGGCGGCTGATGTCCCACCCGGCGCTGCTCAGGAGGATGGACGCGCAGTGGCGGTTGGCCAGGCATTACGGGATCGCGAACATGCTGGTCTTCCACCGGCTCGGCGACCTGGACAACGTCGGCGACCAAGGCACCGCCATGCGCGCCCTCGCCGCGAGCTTGCTGGCCAACGCCGAGACCAGGATCGTCTACCGGCAGGAATCCGACCAAACCCGGGGCGCCGCCGAGGCGCTCGGCCTGACCCGCGCCGAGACCAACATCCTGCCCACCCTGGCCACCGGACAGGGACTGTGGCGCATCAAAGACCGGTCCTTCATCGTCCAACACCAACTCCACCCCGCCGAACTGGAATTGTTCGACACCCGCGCCAAAATGCTGTGA
- a CDS encoding UvrD-helicase domain-containing protein — protein sequence MPSANEAVIAAAGSGKTKRLIDEAVADPAARVLITTYTRENLREIKARLWREPCSARCDVTAMTWFEFLLRDGVKPYQDHKTEILSVRSINFQRDAKAPRYTKETQFHPYYVDSANNVYKDRVSALACKLDDLSGGKVVARIAECFDLILIDEMQDLAGWDLTLLERLLMSRARVVAVCDPRQSVYVTNYSAKNSGLRRAKVIKWINSQEKAQRLRITEQTESFRCNQAICDYADALYPDMPPTTSRNTTDAGGMGVHLVRVGDLDQYRAETGAQELRWRQDSRFASPEGRNFGEVKGMAFDRVLILPTGPITQYVETGADLKPEARAKLYVAVTRARHSVGIMTTSRTTKSGLPFWAPADREQH from the coding sequence ATGCCCTCGGCTAACGAAGCCGTGATAGCGGCGGCCGGCTCCGGCAAGACCAAACGGCTCATAGACGAGGCGGTCGCCGACCCCGCCGCCCGGGTCCTCATCACCACCTACACGCGCGAAAACCTTCGCGAGATCAAGGCGCGCCTATGGCGAGAGCCGTGCTCGGCCCGCTGCGACGTGACCGCGATGACTTGGTTCGAGTTCCTGCTCCGTGACGGCGTGAAACCGTACCAAGACCACAAGACCGAGATCCTCAGCGTCAGGTCCATCAACTTTCAACGCGACGCCAAGGCTCCGCGTTACACCAAGGAAACTCAGTTTCACCCCTACTACGTCGACTCCGCGAACAACGTCTACAAGGACCGGGTGTCCGCCTTGGCCTGCAAGCTCGACGACTTGTCGGGAGGCAAGGTGGTGGCGAGAATCGCGGAATGCTTCGACCTCATCTTGATCGACGAGATGCAGGACCTGGCGGGCTGGGACCTCACCCTTCTTGAGCGCCTGTTGATGTCCCGCGCCCGTGTGGTGGCCGTGTGCGACCCGCGCCAGTCGGTCTATGTGACGAACTACTCTGCGAAGAACAGCGGGTTGCGTCGAGCCAAGGTCATCAAGTGGATCAATTCCCAGGAGAAGGCCCAACGGTTGAGGATCACCGAACAGACCGAGAGTTTCCGCTGCAACCAGGCGATCTGCGACTACGCCGACGCGCTTTACCCCGACATGCCGCCAACGACCAGCCGGAACACCACGGACGCGGGCGGCATGGGCGTTCACCTCGTCCGCGTCGGCGACCTCGACCAATACCGGGCGGAGACTGGGGCTCAGGAACTGCGCTGGCGGCAGGACAGCCGGTTTGCGTCGCCGGAAGGCCGAAACTTCGGCGAGGTCAAGGGCATGGCCTTCGACAGAGTCTTGATTCTGCCGACTGGCCCGATCACTCAGTACGTCGAGACTGGCGCGGACCTCAAGCCCGAGGCCCGGGCGAAGCTCTACGTCGCGGTGACGCGGGCACGCCACAGCGTCGGGATAATGACCACCTCGCGCACGACCAAGTCGGGCCTCCCGTTCTGGGCGCCGGCAGACCGCGAACAGCATTGA